The proteins below are encoded in one region of Candidatus Binataceae bacterium:
- a CDS encoding metallophosphoesterase, which yields MGTAGIRIEIASDSPGARPRRNKPPLPLRPLHGLWRRAIDEIDLRRLALPVRGLPSALEGLSACQISDFHVDRDEDLQRLGRAVELINCQKPALVFLTGDYFSGRETMRRYLGGFARELRKLRPLVGIFAIAGNHDHWASFEPIASAMAGAGIEVLRNSSRRLEIEGSALTVVGIDDLWTRHADPARAFREVAPSDCTLVLAHNPDTALYTRHLHPGVMLCGHTHGGVVRLPYYGSPLRSILRLGKRFYAGLNRYGDFYIYTNRGLGTFWLRVRINCRPEVSCFHLTGQFPAPVTPKATRPRRSRLHRAH from the coding sequence ATGGGTACAGCTGGCATCAGGATCGAAATAGCTTCCGATTCGCCCGGCGCTCGGCCGCGGCGCAACAAGCCCCCATTACCGCTGCGACCGCTGCATGGACTGTGGCGACGGGCGATAGATGAGATAGACTTGCGGCGCTTGGCGCTGCCGGTGCGTGGTCTGCCGAGTGCGCTGGAGGGGTTGAGCGCCTGTCAGATCAGCGATTTCCACGTCGATCGCGATGAGGATCTGCAGCGTCTGGGCCGCGCGGTGGAGCTAATCAACTGTCAAAAACCCGCGCTGGTCTTTCTGACCGGCGATTATTTCTCCGGTCGTGAGACGATGCGTCGTTACCTGGGCGGGTTTGCCCGCGAATTGCGCAAGCTGCGGCCATTGGTGGGAATCTTCGCCATCGCCGGCAACCACGACCATTGGGCCTCCTTCGAGCCGATTGCCAGCGCGATGGCAGGGGCCGGCATTGAGGTCCTGCGCAACAGCAGCCGGCGGCTCGAGATCGAGGGTAGCGCATTGACCGTGGTAGGTATCGACGACCTGTGGACCCGTCATGCCGACCCGGCGCGTGCCTTTCGCGAGGTAGCGCCCAGCGACTGCACCCTGGTCCTGGCGCACAATCCCGATACGGCCCTCTACACGCGCCACTTACACCCGGGCGTGATGCTGTGCGGGCACACCCACGGTGGAGTCGTGCGACTACCATATTACGGCAGCCCGCTGCGCTCGATTTTGCGCTTAGGCAAGCGCTTCTATGCGGGGCTTAACCGCTACGGCGATTTCTATATCTATACCAACCGCGGCTTGGGCACCTTTTGGTTGCGAGTGCGGATTAATTGCCGGCCCGAAGTCTCCTGCTTCCATCTCACCGGCCAATTTCCCGCGCCGGTGACGCCCAAGGCCACCCGCCCGCGCCGCTCGCGTCTGCACCGAGCGCATTAA
- a CDS encoding YcbK family protein: MEADSGHNEGKRTALASELSRRRLLAIGGTLAGWALMPQGRALAALQVALPRTRELRFYNLHTGERLSAVYCERGGYIKAALAEINYILRDFRANQVKPIDPRLLDLLYGLNRRLDTRQPFAVISGYRSPATNAMLAARSEGVAVHSLHMVGQAIDIRVPGRGLSELRRAATSLKLGGVGYYPASDFVHVDVGRVRYW; encoded by the coding sequence ATGGAAGCAGATAGCGGACACAACGAAGGAAAGCGGACCGCGCTGGCGAGCGAGCTCTCACGCCGCCGGCTGCTGGCGATCGGGGGTACGCTGGCAGGATGGGCGTTGATGCCGCAAGGACGAGCGCTGGCGGCGTTGCAGGTCGCGTTGCCGCGCACCCGCGAGCTGCGCTTTTACAACCTGCATACCGGCGAGCGCCTTAGCGCCGTGTACTGCGAGCGTGGCGGCTATATCAAAGCCGCGCTGGCAGAAATCAACTACATTTTGCGCGACTTCCGGGCCAATCAGGTCAAGCCTATCGATCCGCGCCTGCTCGACCTGCTGTACGGGCTTAATCGGCGTCTGGATACCCGCCAACCCTTCGCCGTGATTTCGGGCTATCGCTCTCCGGCCACCAATGCGATGCTGGCGGCGCGCAGCGAAGGGGTAGCCGTGCACAGTCTGCACATGGTAGGGCAAGCGATCGACATCCGAGTGCCGGGTCGCGGGCTGAGCGAGCTCAGGCGCGCCGCCACCAGCCTGAAGCTGGGCGGGGTGGGATACTATCCCGCTTCCGACTTCGTCCATGTTGATGTCGGTCGGGTGCGCTACTGGTAG
- a CDS encoding FAD-binding protein — MALKIAACVKQIPLIEDVNFDPVTKTIKRDGPNVMNALDLNAVAYAAEFRQKLGAQTTVLTMGPPQAREVLIQALAMGMEEAVHLEDRAFAGADTLATARALAAWLGPRAFDLILMGRYSLDSETGQVGPEVAELLGIAQITNVIELTLEGEVVRVVRESDDGHEEVQCRLPALLTCAERKARPPRVTPAAMEAAKLAPIALVRAADLHCDPALLGAKGSPTWVQDVMVEEPRKVACKFIDTGDPQRAADEVVAELDRMGVLKAARPPGRPIPAQLRPSKAGREVWVVYETAGDQVSRGSLELLSAGDELAGKLGSALVAVGLSGPDLRPILASYGADRAILFDHPTLTDGRPESIVEALAPLVVEARPFALLVNASELGRDWGPRLAARLGLGLTGDAIRLALDGEGRMVAYKPAFGGHVIAPIISRTFPQMATVRSGVLPLADPRPGRGPIELETLRPSLPAPRTTLLARKPLLDPMIKPLEGAEIVVGIGVGVGGPPGVARVKEFARAINAALCATRRVTDLGWAPRQIQVGLTGKAIEPLLYLAVGVRGVPNHTIGLKRIHATVAINKDRNAPIFERAEIGLVSDWAAILPALEAALSARLGRS, encoded by the coding sequence AAACGCGACGGGCCCAACGTAATGAACGCGTTGGATCTCAACGCGGTGGCCTACGCTGCCGAGTTTCGCCAAAAGTTGGGCGCTCAAACCACGGTCCTCACGATGGGCCCGCCGCAGGCCCGCGAGGTACTTATTCAGGCGCTCGCGATGGGGATGGAAGAAGCGGTCCATCTGGAGGATCGCGCCTTTGCCGGCGCCGATACGCTGGCTACCGCGCGCGCGCTGGCGGCTTGGCTGGGGCCGCGCGCGTTCGATCTGATTCTGATGGGCCGTTATTCGCTGGATTCCGAAACCGGACAGGTTGGTCCCGAGGTCGCCGAGCTGCTGGGGATTGCCCAGATCACCAATGTGATCGAGCTTACGCTCGAGGGCGAGGTCGTCCGCGTCGTGCGCGAGAGCGATGACGGGCATGAAGAAGTGCAATGCCGCCTGCCCGCGCTACTGACCTGCGCCGAGCGCAAGGCACGGCCGCCGCGGGTGACGCCGGCGGCGATGGAGGCAGCTAAGCTGGCGCCGATCGCGCTGGTGCGCGCGGCGGACTTGCATTGCGATCCCGCCCTGCTGGGCGCCAAGGGCTCCCCAACCTGGGTTCAGGACGTGATGGTCGAGGAGCCGCGCAAGGTCGCCTGCAAATTCATCGATACCGGCGATCCGCAACGGGCCGCCGACGAGGTCGTCGCCGAACTCGATCGGATGGGTGTGTTGAAAGCAGCGCGCCCACCCGGCCGCCCGATTCCCGCCCAGCTGCGCCCATCGAAGGCTGGGCGCGAGGTTTGGGTGGTTTACGAAACTGCGGGAGATCAGGTTAGCCGCGGTAGCCTGGAATTGCTGTCGGCTGGCGACGAATTGGCCGGCAAGCTGGGCTCGGCCCTGGTCGCGGTGGGGCTCAGCGGCCCAGACTTGCGCCCGATTCTTGCCAGCTACGGCGCCGACCGCGCCATTTTGTTTGATCATCCGACCCTCACTGACGGCCGCCCCGAGTCTATCGTGGAGGCGCTGGCGCCGCTGGTGGTCGAGGCACGGCCCTTTGCCCTGCTGGTTAACGCCAGCGAGCTGGGACGCGATTGGGGCCCTCGGCTGGCGGCTCGCCTGGGCCTGGGTCTGACCGGTGACGCAATTCGCTTGGCCTTGGATGGCGAAGGGCGGATGGTGGCCTACAAACCCGCTTTCGGCGGGCACGTCATCGCGCCGATTATTTCGCGCACTTTTCCCCAGATGGCCACCGTGCGCTCGGGGGTCTTGCCGCTGGCCGATCCTCGGCCTGGGCGCGGTCCGATCGAATTGGAGACCCTCCGGCCTTCATTACCCGCGCCGCGAACCACGCTGCTGGCGCGCAAGCCCCTGCTGGATCCGATGATCAAGCCGTTAGAGGGTGCAGAGATTGTGGTTGGTATCGGCGTCGGTGTCGGCGGCCCTCCGGGCGTGGCGCGGGTCAAAGAGTTTGCCCGTGCGATCAACGCCGCCTTGTGCGCGACTCGTCGGGTTACCGATTTGGGCTGGGCACCCCGACAAATCCAGGTCGGGCTGACCGGCAAAGCGATTGAGCCGCTGCTTTACTTGGCGGTCGGCGTTCGCGGCGTTCCCAACCATACCATCGGACTCAAGCGTATCCACGCCACGGTCGCAATTAATAAAGACCGCAACGCGCCGATTTTCGAGCGCGCCGAAATCGGCTTGGTCAGCGATTGGGCCGCCATCCTTCCCGCTTTGGAAGCGGCCCTAAGCGCGCGTCTGGGTCGTTCTTAA
- a CDS encoding helical backbone metal receptor — protein MTSSAAAWGAAAPRIVSLAPSTTEILFAVGAGPEVVAVSNYCDYPPQVRKLPRVGSFLEPNIEAIAGLRPTLIVGLASAANERAVRGLAAMGFSLMLTRDDSIAAIEQAIIEIGARTGHRERAAAVVAAIREQIATVQARLRGRSAPRVLMVVGHAPLIAVGGGYLGQLLELADSINIAAGLGQAWPRLSLEYVIAQAPAVILDGRRGDTAALDSFWLRYQAGRFGPKVVGYPLSPVLHPGPRIGQSLAIIAALIHPEAFAPAYHGAR, from the coding sequence GTGACCTCGAGTGCGGCGGCATGGGGCGCCGCGGCCCCACGGATCGTGTCGCTGGCGCCTTCGACCACCGAAATTCTTTTCGCGGTAGGTGCCGGGCCTGAAGTGGTCGCAGTTTCCAACTATTGCGATTACCCGCCACAGGTACGAAAGCTACCGCGCGTGGGTTCATTCCTGGAGCCCAATATCGAGGCGATCGCGGGTCTGCGTCCGACCTTGATCGTGGGCTTGGCCTCGGCCGCCAACGAACGGGCGGTGCGCGGCCTGGCCGCGATGGGATTCAGCCTAATGCTGACTCGCGACGATTCGATTGCGGCAATTGAGCAGGCGATCATCGAGATCGGCGCCCGCACCGGCCATCGCGAACGGGCCGCGGCGGTCGTGGCGGCGATCCGTGAGCAGATAGCGACTGTGCAAGCGCGCCTGCGTGGCCGATCCGCGCCGCGAGTTCTGATGGTAGTCGGGCACGCGCCGTTGATCGCGGTCGGTGGCGGCTATCTGGGCCAGTTGCTTGAGCTGGCCGACAGCATCAACATCGCCGCCGGCCTGGGGCAAGCATGGCCCCGGCTGAGCTTGGAATATGTAATAGCGCAGGCGCCGGCAGTGATTTTGGATGGCCGTAGGGGCGACACGGCCGCGCTCGATTCCTTCTGGCTGCGCTACCAAGCTGGTCGCTTCGGTCCGAAAGTGGTGGGCTATCCGCTGAGTCCGGTGCTCCATCCCGGGCCCCGCATTGGCCAGAGCCTGGCGATTATCGCCGCGCTGATTCATCCAGAGGCCTTCGCGCCCGCCTACCACGGAGCGCGCTGA
- a CDS encoding FAD-linked oxidase C-terminal domain-containing protein: MAMHQEKMASTDAALSAQLRAELRAIVGAAGFFDDPGELKVYECDGWTIEKAAPALVLLPRTTAEVSAILKALWRQGVAYVPRGAGTGLSGGCLPWLAPVMIGTARMNRILAIDLANRRVEVEPGVVNLQVSTAIAKAGYFYAPDPSSQAACTIGGNIAENSGGPHTLKYGVTTNHVLGLELVLPDGEIVELGGPSEERLGYDLTGAVVGAEGTAGIVTRATLKIVRTPEQYRTLLALFPTVDAATSAVSAIIAAGMVPGAVEMMDRLIMDAVEMAFHIGFPSHVQAALIVELDGLAAGLDEYVRQAVELVRAHGAEQVRVARDEAERQLLWKARKRAFGAVGRLTPNFVTQDGVVPRTRLPETLRAIAAIARRYQIKIGNVFHAGDGNLHPILFYDERVPEQVRAVIEAGREILATCVAMGGSLTGEHGIGVEKLAEMPLLFGPDDLRVMAELRAVFDPQQRSNPGKVLPQPGACVEVARPHRQAAL; encoded by the coding sequence ATGGCGATGCATCAGGAAAAGATGGCTTCCACCGACGCTGCGTTGAGCGCGCAGTTGCGCGCCGAACTGCGCGCGATTGTCGGCGCGGCCGGCTTTTTTGACGATCCCGGCGAGCTCAAGGTTTACGAATGCGACGGCTGGACCATCGAGAAAGCCGCGCCCGCGCTCGTGTTGCTGCCGCGGACCACCGCCGAAGTCAGCGCTATCCTCAAGGCGCTGTGGCGCCAGGGCGTGGCCTATGTGCCTCGCGGTGCTGGCACCGGGCTGTCGGGCGGCTGTCTGCCCTGGCTGGCTCCGGTGATGATCGGCACCGCGCGGATGAACCGCATCCTGGCCATCGATCTGGCCAACCGCCGAGTTGAAGTTGAGCCCGGGGTGGTCAATCTGCAGGTCAGTACGGCCATTGCAAAAGCAGGCTACTTCTATGCGCCAGACCCTTCTTCTCAGGCGGCTTGTACGATTGGCGGTAATATTGCTGAAAATTCGGGTGGACCGCATACGCTTAAATACGGCGTTACCACCAATCATGTCTTAGGCCTGGAGCTGGTGCTGCCCGACGGCGAGATCGTCGAGCTGGGCGGCCCCAGCGAGGAGCGGCTGGGCTACGATTTGACCGGTGCGGTGGTCGGAGCCGAGGGCACCGCTGGCATTGTGACTCGCGCCACCCTGAAAATCGTGCGCACGCCCGAGCAGTATCGCACTTTGCTGGCGCTGTTTCCCACGGTCGACGCCGCCACGAGCGCGGTCTCCGCGATCATCGCGGCCGGGATGGTGCCGGGCGCGGTCGAGATGATGGATCGCCTGATCATGGATGCGGTCGAGATGGCTTTTCACATAGGCTTTCCGTCCCACGTCCAGGCGGCCTTGATCGTCGAACTCGATGGCCTCGCCGCCGGCCTGGATGAATACGTGCGGCAGGCCGTGGAGTTGGTGCGCGCCCACGGCGCGGAGCAAGTGCGGGTGGCGCGTGACGAGGCCGAGCGGCAATTGCTGTGGAAGGCGCGCAAGCGCGCTTTTGGCGCGGTGGGCCGGCTGACGCCCAACTTCGTGACTCAGGACGGGGTGGTACCGCGTACCCGCCTGCCCGAGACGCTGCGCGCGATCGCAGCGATCGCGCGGCGCTATCAGATCAAGATCGGCAACGTCTTTCATGCCGGTGACGGCAACCTCCATCCGATCCTCTTTTACGACGAGCGCGTGCCCGAGCAGGTACGCGCCGTGATTGAAGCCGGGCGCGAAATCCTGGCGACTTGCGTGGCGATGGGCGGGAGTTTGACCGGCGAGCACGGCATTGGAGTGGAAAAGCTGGCCGAGATGCCGCTTTTGTTCGGCCCCGACGACTTGCGCGTGATGGCCGAGTTGCGCGCGGTGTTCGATCCTCAGCAGCGCTCCAATCCAGGTAAGGTGCTGCCGCAGCCCGGCGCCTGCGTGGAAGTCGCGCGGCCGCATCGCCAGGCCGCGCTGTAG
- a CDS encoding iron ABC transporter permease produces MAISGALSSHREAYLTAARMVRVLGALAVVLLAVLLVAIAHGAVRIDLLRALRDPASPDHAILMAARLPRVLMGALVGAVLATAGAALQALVRNPLAEGGTLGISAAAAFGAILPLVFSYRLGISEALAPGAGFVLALLSTLLVYRLGQVRGRLDPLSLLLVGVIFNTFWSALILLINNLVDLYQTRGIMAWLVGSLEAPSYTEIGLVAMPAAAGSAWLYWHARDLNLLALSEDSARDLGVDVEGLRRGIFVATSVMIGAAVSVSGMIGFVGLIVPHLIRLRWGPDHRLLLPAAMLSGAGFLVVADLIARLAIAPAELPVGVITALCGAPFFIYLLRRDGARDVAL; encoded by the coding sequence ATGGCTATCTCGGGCGCTCTCAGCTCCCACCGCGAGGCCTACTTGACTGCAGCCCGCATGGTGAGGGTCCTGGGCGCGCTGGCAGTTGTACTGCTGGCCGTGCTGCTTGTGGCGATCGCGCATGGCGCAGTGCGAATCGACCTGCTGCGTGCGCTGCGCGACCCCGCCAGCCCCGATCATGCCATCCTGATGGCAGCGCGTCTGCCGCGAGTGCTAATGGGCGCTCTGGTGGGTGCGGTATTGGCTACCGCCGGTGCCGCTTTGCAAGCTCTGGTGCGCAACCCGCTGGCGGAAGGGGGAACCTTGGGAATCTCTGCCGCGGCCGCTTTCGGCGCGATCCTGCCTCTGGTGTTCAGCTATCGGCTGGGAATAAGTGAGGCCCTGGCACCCGGCGCCGGCTTCGTCCTGGCCCTGCTCTCAACCTTGCTCGTGTATCGGCTGGGACAGGTGCGCGGGCGCTTGGATCCCTTGAGCCTGCTGTTGGTGGGAGTGATCTTCAACACATTCTGGTCAGCCCTGATTCTGTTGATCAACAACCTGGTCGACCTCTACCAGACCCGCGGCATTATGGCCTGGCTGGTGGGAAGCCTGGAGGCGCCCAGCTATACCGAAATCGGTCTGGTCGCGATGCCAGCTGCGGCCGGGTCAGCTTGGCTTTACTGGCATGCCCGTGATCTGAACCTGCTGGCGCTCAGCGAAGACTCGGCGCGCGATCTCGGGGTTGACGTCGAAGGATTGCGCCGCGGTATTTTTGTGGCCACTTCTGTGATGATTGGTGCGGCGGTCTCGGTCAGCGGCATGATCGGTTTTGTGGGCCTAATCGTGCCGCACCTGATCCGCTTGCGCTGGGGCCCCGACCATCGCCTGCTTTTGCCGGCTGCGATGTTGTCGGGAGCTGGTTTCCTGGTTGTGGCGGACTTGATCGCGCGGCTGGCGATCGCGCCTGCCGAGTTGCCGGTGGGAGTAATTACCGCGCTGTGCGGAGCGCCGTTTTTCATCTATCTGCTGCGCCGTGACGGCGCGCGGGATGTGGCCCTGTGA
- a CDS encoding alanine--glyoxylate aminotransferase family protein, whose product MPTQQFPELKPSARILLGPGPSNVNPRVLRAMSAPMIGHLDPEFIALMEDTKKLLRMVFRTANPMTLPLSGTGSSGMEAAMANLIEPGDEVVVGVNGVFGGRMVDCAQRLGAKVHQARAEWGQILTTEAIETALAACAKPKLVALVHAETSTGAWQPIEEISRLTHRRGALLMLDAVTSLGCIPVNVDEWQVDICFSCTQKGLSAPPGLAPLTVGERALAVIAERKSKCASWYLDLAMIAQYWGQERVYHHTAPISMNYALYEALRVVAEEGLEARFKRHALHAAALHAGVRAMGLELAAQEGHRLPQLTTVKIPAGVDEARVRATLLADYNMEIGAGLGPLRGKIWRIGLMGESAQRNHVVVLLSALEAQLAAMGAEVARGRALAAAEKVYAQG is encoded by the coding sequence ATGCCAACGCAGCAATTTCCCGAACTGAAGCCCAGCGCGCGCATCCTGCTCGGCCCCGGCCCCTCCAATGTTAATCCGCGCGTGCTGCGCGCGATGAGCGCGCCCATGATAGGCCATCTCGATCCCGAGTTCATCGCCTTGATGGAAGACACCAAGAAGCTGCTGCGCATGGTCTTTCGCACTGCCAACCCCATGACCCTGCCGCTCTCGGGCACCGGCTCCTCCGGGATGGAAGCGGCGATGGCCAATCTTATCGAGCCCGGCGACGAAGTCGTAGTCGGGGTCAACGGGGTGTTTGGCGGGCGGATGGTTGATTGCGCCCAACGCCTGGGGGCCAAGGTGCACCAAGCGCGGGCCGAATGGGGTCAGATCCTCACCACCGAGGCGATCGAAACGGCGCTGGCGGCCTGCGCCAAGCCCAAGCTGGTAGCCCTGGTCCACGCGGAGACCTCCACCGGGGCATGGCAGCCAATCGAAGAGATCTCGCGCCTGACGCATCGGCGCGGTGCCCTGCTGATGCTCGACGCGGTTACCTCGCTGGGTTGCATTCCAGTCAACGTGGACGAATGGCAGGTCGATATCTGCTTTAGCTGCACGCAAAAGGGGCTCAGCGCGCCACCGGGGCTGGCGCCTCTGACCGTGGGCGAGCGGGCGCTGGCCGTCATCGCGGAACGCAAGAGCAAATGCGCCTCCTGGTACCTGGATCTGGCGATGATCGCGCAATATTGGGGCCAGGAGCGAGTTTACCATCATACCGCTCCCATCAGCATGAATTACGCGCTGTATGAAGCGCTGCGAGTCGTGGCCGAAGAAGGCTTGGAGGCGCGCTTTAAGCGTCATGCCTTGCACGCCGCCGCCCTGCACGCGGGAGTGCGCGCGATGGGCTTGGAGCTGGCCGCCCAGGAGGGACATCGCCTGCCCCAATTAACCACCGTCAAGATCCCGGCGGGAGTTGACGAAGCCCGCGTGCGCGCAACGCTGCTGGCCGATTACAACATGGAGATCGGCGCCGGTCTGGGACCGTTGCGCGGCAAAATTTGGCGGATCGGCTTGATGGGCGAATCGGCCCAACGCAACCACGTAGTGGTTCTGCTCAGCGCGCTGGAGGCGCAATTGGCCGCGATGGGCGCTGAGGTAGCGCGCGGGCGCGCCCTGGCCGCCGCGGAAAAGGTTTACGCTCAGGGCTGA
- a CDS encoding PqqD family protein: MAESVLAEEQIVWRDLDGEVVILNLESGIYFGLEGSGNDIWRLLAQGCSRTQIVEQLSADYEVSPEQARTDLDRFLAELSAKGLVIAAPVTSDD; this comes from the coding sequence ATGGCGGAGAGCGTACTGGCGGAAGAGCAGATCGTATGGCGCGATTTGGATGGCGAAGTAGTGATTCTCAACCTTGAGAGCGGGATCTATTTCGGCTTGGAAGGAAGCGGCAACGATATCTGGCGGCTGTTGGCGCAAGGCTGCTCGCGAACCCAGATCGTCGAACAACTGAGCGCGGATTACGAGGTCAGCCCGGAGCAGGCTCGGACCGACCTTGATCGCTTCCTGGCCGAGCTGTCGGCCAAGGGACTGGTCATTGCTGCACCGGTTACCTCCGACGATTAA
- a CDS encoding NAD-dependent epimerase/dehydratase family protein, whose translation MANAKLVLIAGGSGFIGRAIARRLAALAEPRVRIMSRNPARARQLLPDSPIEFVAGEVTQPQSLPAAMAGVDCVINAVQFDGYPVEDAARGLTFERIDYGGTLALLESAKAAGTGRFIYISGASADPLSSHPGFRAKGQAERAIGQSGLEFTIFRPSLVFGREDRTVNLFAKALRYSPIFAVPGTGLQRVQPVWIEDVAAAVALALTNPAARNRCFEIGGPQPMSFDDFMRLLMDITGHHRPLFHVPEGLLRMVGRVVEKLPRPVLSADAVTFLTADHLCDTQPLVAALGVRLTPLRQALSYLAPAAA comes from the coding sequence ATGGCGAACGCCAAGCTGGTCTTGATTGCCGGTGGCAGCGGCTTTATCGGCCGCGCGATCGCGCGCCGTCTGGCCGCGCTGGCCGAGCCGAGGGTGCGCATAATGAGCCGTAATCCAGCTAGAGCTCGCCAACTCCTGCCCGACAGCCCAATCGAGTTCGTTGCCGGCGAAGTCACTCAGCCGCAATCGCTACCGGCTGCGATGGCGGGGGTCGATTGTGTCATCAATGCGGTCCAGTTCGACGGCTATCCGGTGGAAGATGCAGCGCGCGGCCTGACCTTCGAGCGAATCGATTACGGAGGGACTTTGGCCTTGTTGGAGAGTGCAAAGGCCGCCGGCACTGGTCGATTCATCTATATCAGCGGTGCCAGCGCCGACCCGCTCAGCAGCCACCCCGGCTTCCGGGCCAAGGGACAAGCCGAGCGCGCGATCGGCCAGTCGGGCCTGGAGTTCACGATTTTTCGCCCATCGTTGGTCTTCGGACGCGAGGATCGCACCGTCAATCTATTTGCCAAGGCTTTGCGCTATTCACCAATCTTTGCGGTTCCCGGCACCGGCTTGCAGCGGGTGCAGCCAGTCTGGATCGAGGATGTGGCGGCGGCCGTGGCGCTGGCCTTGACCAACCCCGCGGCGCGCAACCGATGCTTCGAAATCGGCGGACCGCAGCCGATGAGCTTCGATGACTTCATGCGACTACTAATGGATATCACCGGCCACCATCGCCCGCTGTTTCACGTGCCCGAGGGGCTGTTGCGGATGGTGGGGCGGGTGGTCGAAAAGCTACCGCGACCGGTCTTGTCGGCCGACGCGGTGACCTTCCTAACCGCCGACCATTTGTGTGACACGCAGCCCCTGGTAGCTGCGCTGGGGGTGCGGCTCACCCCGCTGCGTCAAGCGCTTTCTTACCTCGCGCCAGCCGCGGCCTGA
- a CDS encoding ABC transporter ATP-binding protein produces MSVPILSAQGVEAGYRDQLVLHGVSLEVWPGELVAILGPNGAGKSTLLKVLSGAIAPGAGEVRFDGRPLAAYSRRQLARQLAVLGQETPISFAFNVVELVLMGRAPHLASWRLEGSQDVALANQALALLGLTELAARPISELSGGERRRAFLARVLAQEPALALLDEPTAFLDLKHVGEIFAVLARLRRERQMAVIASLHDLNAAALYADRVLLLKDGRAVGSGQPEQILTAANLELAYGTRVYVGRNPASGAVAVLPLAQ; encoded by the coding sequence GTGAGCGTGCCCATCCTGAGCGCACAGGGGGTAGAGGCTGGCTATCGCGACCAGCTGGTCTTGCATGGCGTTTCCCTGGAGGTATGGCCAGGCGAGTTGGTGGCGATCCTAGGGCCTAACGGAGCGGGCAAATCCACTCTGCTCAAGGTTTTAAGCGGCGCGATCGCGCCGGGCGCGGGCGAAGTCCGCTTCGACGGGAGGCCGCTGGCGGCCTATTCACGCCGGCAGCTTGCACGCCAACTGGCAGTGCTCGGGCAGGAAACACCTATCTCATTCGCTTTCAATGTGGTCGAGCTGGTGCTGATGGGGCGTGCGCCCCATCTGGCTTCTTGGCGGCTGGAGGGCAGCCAGGACGTGGCTCTCGCCAATCAAGCGCTGGCGCTGCTGGGGCTGACGGAGTTGGCGGCGCGGCCGATAAGCGAACTATCGGGGGGCGAGCGGCGCCGGGCCTTCCTGGCCCGCGTGCTGGCCCAGGAGCCGGCGCTGGCGCTACTCGACGAGCCCACCGCCTTTCTCGATTTGAAGCACGTTGGCGAGATCTTTGCTGTGCTCGCCCGGCTGCGCCGAGAGCGCCAAATGGCCGTGATCGCCAGCCTGCACGATCTGAACGCCGCCGCGCTGTACGCCGACCGCGTGCTGCTGCTCAAGGATGGGCGTGCGGTGGGCAGTGGCCAGCCCGAACAGATCCTGACCGCAGCCAACCTCGAATTGGCGTACGGCACCCGGGTTTACGTCGGACGCAATCCGGCCAGCGGCGCGGTGGCGGTGCTGCCCTTGGCTCAATAG